From a single Nicotiana tabacum cultivar K326 chromosome 8, ASM71507v2, whole genome shotgun sequence genomic region:
- the LOC107827877 gene encoding 26S proteasome regulatory subunit 6B homolog → MATPMVLDPKPLPEPPSTRPDPSVHDVPSDGEDDLYARLKSLQRQLEFIEIQEEYVKDELKNLRREHLRAQEEVKRIQSVPLVIGQFMEMIDTNNAIVGSTTGSNYYVRILSTINRELLKPSASVALHRHSNALVDVLPPEADSSISLLSQSEKPDVTYSDIGGCDIQKQEIREAVELPLTHHELYKQIGIDPPRGVLLYGPPGTGKTMLAKAVAHHTTAAFIRVVGSEFVQKYLGEGPRMVRDVFRLAKENAPAIIFIDEVDAIATARFDAQTGADREVQRILMELLNQMDGFDQTVNVKVIMATNRADTLDPALLRPGRLDRKIEFPLPDRRQKRLVFQVCTAKMNLGDEVDLEDYVSRPDKISAAEISAICQEAGMHAVRKNRYVILPKDFEKGYRTNVKKPDTDFEFYK, encoded by the exons ATGGCAACACCCATGGTTCTCGATCCAAAACCCTTACCAGAGCCACCATCAACCCGACCCGACCCATCTGTTCACGACGTTCCCTCCGACGGCGAAGACGACCTCTATGCCCGCCTAAAATCTCTTCAACGGCAGCTGGAGTTCATCGAGATACAAGAGGAATACGTCAAGGACGAACTGAAAAATCTCCGGCGAGAACACTTACGTGCACAGGAAGAAGTCAAACGGATTCAATCGGTGCCGCTAGTAATCGGTCAGTTCATGGAGATGATTGATACGAATAACGCTATTGTAGGGTCCACTACGGGATCTAATTACTACGTTAGAATACTCAGCACGATTAATCGGGAGCTACTTAAACCCTCGGCTTCTGTGGCTTTGCATCGTCACTCGAATGCGCTTGTTGATGTTTTGCCTCCTGAGGCTGATTCGAGTATTTCTCTGCTTAGCCAATCGGAGAAGCCTGATGTTACCTATAGT GATATTGGAGGATGTGACATACAAAAGCAGGAAATCCGTGAGGCTGTTGAGTTACCTCTGACTCATCACGAGTTGTACAAGCAGATTGGTATAGATCCTCCCCGTGGTGTCTTGCTTTATGGTCCACCAGGTACCGGGAAAACTATGCTTGCAAAGGCTGTCGCTCATCACACTACTGCTGCCTTCATAAGGGTTGTTGGCTCAGAATTTGTTCAGAAGTACTTGGGTGAG GGTCCTCGAATGGTTCGTGATGTCTTTCGCCTTGCCAAAGAAAATGCTCCTGCAATCATATTTATTGATGAGGTAGATGCAATTGCAACTGCCAGGTTTGATGCTCAGACTGGAGCTGATAGGGAGGTCCAGCGTATCCTCATGGAGTTGCTAAATCAG ATGGATGGATTTGACCAGACCGTgaatgtgaaagttattatggcAACTAATAGAGCTGATACTTTGGATCCTGCACTTTTGCGCCCTGGAAGGCTTGATCGGAAGATTGAATTTCCTTTGCCTGATAGGCGTCAAAAGAGGCTTGTTTTTCAG GTCTGCACTGCTAAGATGAACTTAGGTGATGAGGTCGACTTGGAAGATTATGTTTCTCGCCCTGATAAAATTAGTGCTGCTGAG ATTTCAGCTATTTGTCAGGAAGCAGGTATGCATGCAGTGCGAAAGAATCGATATGTCATTCTCCCCAAGGACTTCGAAAAGGGCTACAGGACCAATGTGAAGAAGCCTGACACTGACTTTGAATTCTACAAGTGA